One part of the Malus sylvestris chromosome 2, drMalSylv7.2, whole genome shotgun sequence genome encodes these proteins:
- the LOC126594844 gene encoding disease resistance protein RPV1-like isoform X4, translating to MTAREAASSSSSMSKLWNRDVFLSFRGEDTRSGFTGHLHAALTDRGCQAYIDEEDLKRGEEIKEELFWAIEESKISIIVFSKRYADSSWCLDELVKIMECRSKLGRRVLPIFYHVDPSHVRNQNGDLAQAFQKHEEGIREEKDDKEREAKQERVKQWRKALAEAANLSGHHFQITDNGREAKVIREIVDKIIKEWLPRVDKLHVAKHQVGINSRIQNIITYLSSGGLNDVVMIGIWGMGGLGKTTAAKAIYNQIHSKFEFKSFLADVSNNTSKHGLVNLQEKLISDILKEKPHISSVDEGISMIKDLQHRRVLVIIDNIDEVEQLDAIAGKHDWFGPGSRIIITTRDEHLLKQVDKRYMFPEMNEEEALELFSWHAFENSWPDEGYLELSKKVVSYCGGLPLALEILGSFFIKRTIGEWESQLEKLERTPHGKIIKPLKISFEGLDDTQKAIFLDISCFFIGWNKDYVAKVLDACGFFATIGISVLCERCLVTVERNELKVHDLLREMVKVIIFEKSLGHPENWSRLWNPQDVTDVLTNKSGTRKIEGLSLDLQSSDTASFSTVAFAKMKKLRLLKLRYVELNGEYKHLPKELIWLCWKGCPLKSIPDDFFNQPRLAVLDMQWSKLVQVWEGSKSLQKLKIMNLSCSRSLIKSPDFSELPNLEELILEGCDSLSEIHPSIGHLERLSLVNLRNCCSLSSLPRDFYKSKSVEILHLNLCDKFRELHEDLGEMISLRILEVDSTSIRHIPPSIVRLKNLTRLSLGNVNKIRLPSSLHGLNSLRSVNLAWCDLTEDEIPKDLWSLSSLQYLYLRENDFHTLPSLSGLSELEILWLTSCKNLHTILGLPTSLSSMYAVDCPALETMPDFSEMSNMRKLNVSDSLKLIEVPGLDKSLNSVVRIDMQGCTNLTVDFKKNILQGWTSCGFGGVFFPGNYVPDWFEFVNDHGSKVSFDIPSSDGRNFEGLTLLCSYSCNISVRPPTIVITVINITKRTELRTSIIKEFKNRIFYKPESHHIWQGQLSNDKLSLQGGDRVEVDINLVGSSTFTFASYTLNRIGVNLVWDKPMKENVSNLISGKGGYVFDPHPARFYGEAQSRW from the exons ATGACAGCCCGCGAAGCCGCCTCTTCATCCTCCTCCATGTCAAAACTTTGGAATCGCGACGTGTTCTTGAGCTTCAGAGGCGAAGACACGCGCAGTGGCTTTACGGGCCACCTCCACGCAGCATTAACAGACAGGGGATGCCAGGCTTATATCGATGAGGAAGATCTAAAAAGAGGGgaagaaataaaagaagaacTGTTTTGGGCAATCGAAGAGTCAAAGATCTCTATCATTGTCTTCTCAAAGAGGTATGCGGATTCGAGTTGGTGTCTTGATGAGCTGGTGAAGATCATGGAGTGTAGATCTAAATTGGGACGACGTGTTTTGCCAATATTCTATCATGTTGATCCTTCACATGTCAGGAATCAGAACGGAGATTTAGCTCAAGCATTTCAGAAGCACGAAGAGGGCATCCGTGAAGAAAAAGATGACAAGGAACGTGAAGCTAAACAAGAAAGGGTAAAGCAATGGAGAAAGGCTCTTGCAGAAGCTGCAAATTTGTCTGGCCACCATTTTCAAATCACAGACAATGG GCGCGAAGCAAAGGTTATTAGAGAAATTGTTGACAAGATTATTAAGGAATGGCTTCCGAGGGTAGACAAATTACATGTGGCCAAGCACCAAGTTGGAATCAATTCTCGCATTCAAAATATTATCACTTATCTTTCAAGTGGTGGATTAAATGATGTTGTCATGATTGGGATTTGGGGGATGGGTGGATTGGGTAAAACAACAGCTGCCAAAGCCATTTATAACCAAATTCATTCTAAGTTTGAATTCAAAAGTTTCCTAGCCGACGTTAGCAACAATACAAGTAAACATGGTCTGGTTAATTTGCAAGAAAAACTTATTTCTGACATCTTGAAAGAGAAGCCTCACATAAGCAGTGTTGATGAAGGTATCAGTATGATAAAAGATCTCCAACATAGACGGGTACTTGTCATCATAGACAATATAGATGAAGTGGAACAACTGGATGCAATAGCTGGAAAACATGATTGGTTTGGTCCAGGGAGTCGAATAATCATTACGACACGAGATGAACATCTACTAAAGCAAGTGGACAAGAGATATATGTTTCCGGAAAtgaatgaagaagaagctcttgAGCTTTTTAGTTGGCATGCATTTGAAAATAGTTGGCCTGATGAAGGATATCTTGAACTCTCGAAAAAGGTTGTTTCTTACTGTGGAGGTTTGCCGCTAGCACTTGAAATTTTAggttctttttttattaaaagaacCATAGGAGAGTGGGAAAGTCAATTGGAGAAATTGGAAAGAACTCCTCatggaaaaataataaaaccacTAAAAATAAGCTTTGAAGGGCTCGATGATACACAGAAGGCCATATTCCTTGACATATCTTGTTTCTTTATTGGATGGAATAAGGACTATGTCGCAAAAGTATTAGATGCATGTGGATTTTTTGCAACAATAGGAATCAGTGTCCTTTGTGAACGATGCCTTGTAACTGTTGAACGCAACGAGTTGAAAGTGCATGATTTGCTTCGAGAAATGGTCAAAGTAATCATTTTTGAAAAATCCCTTGGCCACCCTGAAAATTGGAGTAGGTTGTGGAATCCTCAAGATGTCACCGATGTATTGACAAATAAATCT ggAACTAGAAAAATTGAAGGACTAAGTCTAGATTTGCAAAGCTCTGATACGGCTAGTTTCAGTACAGTAGCATTTGCCAAAATGAAGAAACTGAGATTGCTTAAGCTCCGCTACGTAGAGCTCAATGGAGAATACAAACATCTTCCCAAAGAGTTAATATGGTTGTGCTGGAAAGGATGTCCTTTAAAGTCCATACCGgatgatttttttaatcaacCAAGACTAGCTGTTCTAGACATGCAGTGGAGTAAACTGGTACAAGTTTGGGAGGGTTCCAAG TCGCTTCAGAAGTTGAAAATCATGAATCTCAGTTGCTCCCGTTCCCTAATTAAATCGCCAGACTTTTCAGAGCTCCCAAATCTTGAAGAGTTAATATTGGAAGGCTGTGACAGTTTGTCCGAGATTCACCCCTCCATTGGTCATCTCGAAAGACTCTCTTTGGTAAACCTTAGAAACTGTTGCAGTCTTAGTTCTCTTCCGAGGGATTTCTATAAGTCGAAATCTGTTGAGATTCTTCATCTTAATTTATGTGATAAATTCAGAGAACTGCATGAGGATTTAGGGGAGATGATATCATTGAGAATACTTGAAGTAGATAGTACATCCATAAGACACATACCACCTTCCATAGTAAGATTGAAGAATCTCACTCGTTTATCCCTAGGAAATGTGAACAAAATTCGTTTGCCCTCTTCGTTACACGGCTTAAACTCTTTAAGGAGTGTGAATCTTGCATGGTGCGATTTAACTGAAGATGAAATCCCGAAGGATCTCTGGAGTCTAAGTTCCTTACAATACTTGTATCTTCGTGAGAATGATTTTCATACCCTACCCAGCCTCAGTGGTCTTTCAGAGCTTGAAATATTGTGGTTAACTTCATGCAAAAATCTTCATACAATCTTGGGATTACCAACAAGTTTGAGTTCTATGTATGCCGTTGATTGCCCTGCATTGGAAACAATGCCGGATTTTTCAGAAATGTCAAATATGAGAAAACTGAATGTAAGTGATTCACTCAAACTCATTGAGGTTCCAGGCTTGGATAAGTCATTAAATTCCGTGGTAAGGATTGATATGCAAGGGTGCACTAATCTCACAGTTGATTTTAAGAAGAACATCTTACAG GGATGGACTTCTTGCGGATTTGGTGGCGTTTTCTTCCCTGGGAATTATGTTCCCGATTGGTTTGAGTTTGTCAATGATCATGGCAGTAAAGTCAGTTTTGATATCCCCTCGAGCGATGGTCGTAATTTTGAAGGGCTGACTCTATTATGCTCGTACTCCTGCAATATATCAGTTCGTCCTCCTACAATTGTCATTACTGTTATAAATATTACCAAGCGTACCGAATTGCGGACCAGCATAATCAAAGAATTTAAGAATAGAATATTCTACAAACCTGAATCCCATCATATTTGGCAGGGACAATTATCGAACGATAAGCTCAGTTTGCAAGGCGGGGATAGAGTTGAAGTTGATATAAATTTAGTGGGATCTTCTACCTTTACTTTTGCTTCTTATACATTGAATAGAATAGGGGTTAATCTAGTATGGGACAAACCTATGAAGGAAAATGTGAGTAATTTGATTTCGGGCAAAGGTGGTTATGTTTTTGACCCACATCCAGCTAGGTTCTATGGTGAGGCACAATCAAGATGGTGA
- the LOC126595184 gene encoding probable ADP-ribosylation factor GTPase-activating protein AGD14 isoform X1: MASRKEDEKNERIIRGLLKLPENRRCINCNSLGPQYVCTNFWTFVCTNCSGIHREFTHRVKSVSMAKFTSQEVSALQEGGNQRAKEIYHKELDPQRNSYPDSSNVERLRDFIKHVYVDRRYTGERNLDKPPKGKMGEKEDSYDNRRVDSYQGGSRSPPYDDKYERRYSDRSSPGARSYDGQRSPGYDQESRQSSDYRRSPGRPEIVNDWRREDRFGNGSRNDDRRISDGDSKVEGRSPERPGDLNSSSPPIVRPVREILGENTVPLRIIEPPKANSARATESSVQHTQRSVSSSSLASSNGNPVEVKLETSSLIDFDADIKPAPAVVVPQAQQTTVAQTYPQPANSTNDNNWASFDVTPAVKAPQAPANVNSLESLLSQLSVSAPVPSNVSGTAGNIGAPTVAPVNSLSTFPPVAAPVPAPGSQAFPVNGGNFHVKDPASGQWPTMQHQQPSLYPGTGVQSAGQQYMPSIVGTSTVASQLSAGEAKSTGRRELPADIFAMNYSSFPAPVPGWQTGPPRGMGFPMPYNTAVPMPSFQQSSKSANPFDVNSEPPIQSSAFPSLQAPLPNAQPLSPSGLMRTSSLGTPSAAWMPLQSSPYSSAVPPQAPQYASQVPPQAPQYASQMPSQAPPYASHVPPQPPQYASQMPPRPYMVQQLPSSVPPSGYQGAGGFGTGGASFGSLNVDQQLAGRFSAPATPNPFPSAGGNPFG; the protein is encoded by the exons ATGGCAAGTCGAAAGGAAGACGAGAAAAATGAACGAATTATTCGCGGCCTTCTTAAACTTCCTGAGAATCGCAGATGCATCAACTGCAACAGTCTG GGGCCACAGTATGTTTGCACAAATTTCTGGACATTTGTTTGCACAAACTGCAGTGGAATACA CCGAGAGTTCACACACCGTGTAAAATCAGTATCAATGGCCAAATTTACTTCACAAGAAGTCAGTGCCCTTCAAGAAGGGGGAAATCAG CGTGCAAAGGAAATTTATCATAAAGAATTGGACCCGCAACGTAACTCCTATCCTGACAGCAG TAATGTCGAGAGACTTCGAGACTTTATTAAGCATGTGTATGTGGATAGAAGATATACTGGTGAGAGAAACTTGGACAAGCCTCCAAAGGGGAAAATG GGTGAGAAAGAAGATTCCTATGACAACAGAAGAGTGGATTCATACCAGGGTGGCTCTCGAAGCCCACCATATGATGATAAATATGAGCGTCGTTACAGTGATAGGTCTAGTCCTGGTGCAAGAAGTTATGATGGGCAAAGAAGTCCGGGATATGATCAAGAAAGTCGTCAGTCTAGTGATTATAGGAGAAGTCCTGGTCGCCCTGAGATTGTGAATGATTGGCGTCGAGAAGATAGATTTGGAAATGGGAGTCGAAATGATGATcgtagaatatctgatggagaTTCTAAAGTGGAAGGAAGATCACCTGAACGACCAGGAGATCTAAATTCGTCAAGTCCCCCTATTGTACGGCCTGTTAGAGAGATTTTGGGGGAGAACACAGTACCTCTCCGTATAATTGAACCTCCAAAAGCTAACAGTGCTAGAGCTACTGAGAGCTCTGTGCAGCATACACAG aGAAGTGTGTCGTCCAGCAGCTTGGCCTCCTCCAATGGGAACCCAGTGGAAGTGAAGCTGGAGACTTCaagtttaattgattttgaTGCTGATATCAAACCTGCTCCAGCTGTTGTAGTTCCTCAAGCACAACAAACTACTGTAGCTCAAACCTACCCACAGCCTGCAAATTCAACCAATGACAACAATTGGGCTTCTTTTGATGTTACTCCAGCAGTGAAAGCACCTCAAGCTCCTGCGAATGTGAATTCATTAGAATCTCTGCTATCACAATTGTCAGTTTCAGCACCTGTCCCTAGCAATGTTTCTGGGACTGCAGGTAATATTGGTGCCCCCACAGTTGCACCAGTAAACAGTTTGTCAACATTTCCCCCTGTTGCTGCTCCAGTTCCTGCCCCTGGATCTCAAGCATTCCCAGTAAATGGTGGTAATTTCCATGTTAAAGATCCTGCTTCCGGGCAATGGCCTACCATGCAGCACCAACAACCTTCTTTATACCCTGGTACTGGGGTTCAGTCTGCTGGACAACAATATATGCCTTCCATTGTTGGAACTTCGACTGTTGCATCACAATTGTCAGCTGGGGAAGCAAAATCTACTGGAAGAAGAGAACTTCCTGCG GATATTTTTGCAATGAACTATTCATCTTTTCCCGCACCAGTTCCTGGATGGCAAACTGGTCCTCCTCGTGGTATGGGGTTTCCTATGCCATATAACACTGCGGTG CCCATGCCCAGTTTTCAGCAGTCTTCAAAGTCAGCAAACCCATTTGATGTAAACAGTGAACCTCCAATACAATCCTCAGCG tttccttccttgcaagctcCCCTACCAAATGCCCAGCCTTTATCCCCATCAGGTTTAATGCGCACGTCCAGCCTTGGTACTCCCTCAGCAGCATGGATGCCCCTCCAGTCATCACCATATTCATCAGCGGTTCCTCCCCAAGCACCACAATATGCATCCCAAGTGCCTCCCCAAGCACCACAATATGCATCACAAATGCCTTCCCAAGCACCGCCGTATGCATCACACGTGCCTCCCCAGCCACCACAATATGCATCACAAATGCCACCAA GGCCCTACATGGTGCAACAACTTCCGAGCAGCGTGCCACCTTCCGG gtATCAAGGGGCAGGAGGCTTTGGCACCGGCGGGGCTTCTTTTGGTTCGTTAAATGTGGATCAACAGCTGGCAGGTAGATTCTCAGCGCCTGCTACCCCAAATCCATTCCCTTCAGCCGGAGGAAATCCATTTGGGTAG
- the LOC126595184 gene encoding probable ADP-ribosylation factor GTPase-activating protein AGD14 isoform X2 — protein MASRKEDEKNERIIRGLLKLPENRRCINCNSLGPQYVCTNFWTFVCTNCSGIHREFTHRVKSVSMAKFTSQEVSALQEGGNQRAKEIYHKELDPQRNSYPDSSNVERLRDFIKHVYVDRRYTGERNLDKPPKGKMGEKEDSYDNRRVDSYQGGSRSPPYDDKYERRYSDRSSPGARSYDGQRSPGYDQESRQSSDYRRSPGRPEIVNDWRREDRFGNGSRNDDRRISDGDSKVEGRSPERPGDLNSSSPPIVRPVREILGENTVPLRIIEPPKANSARATESSVQHTQRSVSSSSLASSNGNPVEVKLETSSLIDFDADIKPAPAVVVPQAQQTTVAQTYPQPANSTNDNNWASFDVTPAVKAPQAPANVNSLESLLSQLSVSAPVPSNVSGTAGNIGAPTVAPVNSLSTFPPVAAPVPAPGSQAFPVNGGNFHVKDPASGQWPTMQHQQPSLYPGTGVQSAGQQYMPSIVGTSTVASQLSAGEAKSTGRRELPADIFAMNYSSFPAPVPGWQTGPPRGMGFPMPYNTAVPMPSFQQSSKSANPFDVNSEPPIQSSAFPSLQAPLPNAQPLSPSGLMRTSSLGTPSAAWMPLQSSPYSSAVPPQAPQYASQVPPQAPQYASQMPSQAPPYASHVPPQPPQYASQMPPSNILQLFPLFFSLGEIVKNSFCQSF, from the exons ATGGCAAGTCGAAAGGAAGACGAGAAAAATGAACGAATTATTCGCGGCCTTCTTAAACTTCCTGAGAATCGCAGATGCATCAACTGCAACAGTCTG GGGCCACAGTATGTTTGCACAAATTTCTGGACATTTGTTTGCACAAACTGCAGTGGAATACA CCGAGAGTTCACACACCGTGTAAAATCAGTATCAATGGCCAAATTTACTTCACAAGAAGTCAGTGCCCTTCAAGAAGGGGGAAATCAG CGTGCAAAGGAAATTTATCATAAAGAATTGGACCCGCAACGTAACTCCTATCCTGACAGCAG TAATGTCGAGAGACTTCGAGACTTTATTAAGCATGTGTATGTGGATAGAAGATATACTGGTGAGAGAAACTTGGACAAGCCTCCAAAGGGGAAAATG GGTGAGAAAGAAGATTCCTATGACAACAGAAGAGTGGATTCATACCAGGGTGGCTCTCGAAGCCCACCATATGATGATAAATATGAGCGTCGTTACAGTGATAGGTCTAGTCCTGGTGCAAGAAGTTATGATGGGCAAAGAAGTCCGGGATATGATCAAGAAAGTCGTCAGTCTAGTGATTATAGGAGAAGTCCTGGTCGCCCTGAGATTGTGAATGATTGGCGTCGAGAAGATAGATTTGGAAATGGGAGTCGAAATGATGATcgtagaatatctgatggagaTTCTAAAGTGGAAGGAAGATCACCTGAACGACCAGGAGATCTAAATTCGTCAAGTCCCCCTATTGTACGGCCTGTTAGAGAGATTTTGGGGGAGAACACAGTACCTCTCCGTATAATTGAACCTCCAAAAGCTAACAGTGCTAGAGCTACTGAGAGCTCTGTGCAGCATACACAG aGAAGTGTGTCGTCCAGCAGCTTGGCCTCCTCCAATGGGAACCCAGTGGAAGTGAAGCTGGAGACTTCaagtttaattgattttgaTGCTGATATCAAACCTGCTCCAGCTGTTGTAGTTCCTCAAGCACAACAAACTACTGTAGCTCAAACCTACCCACAGCCTGCAAATTCAACCAATGACAACAATTGGGCTTCTTTTGATGTTACTCCAGCAGTGAAAGCACCTCAAGCTCCTGCGAATGTGAATTCATTAGAATCTCTGCTATCACAATTGTCAGTTTCAGCACCTGTCCCTAGCAATGTTTCTGGGACTGCAGGTAATATTGGTGCCCCCACAGTTGCACCAGTAAACAGTTTGTCAACATTTCCCCCTGTTGCTGCTCCAGTTCCTGCCCCTGGATCTCAAGCATTCCCAGTAAATGGTGGTAATTTCCATGTTAAAGATCCTGCTTCCGGGCAATGGCCTACCATGCAGCACCAACAACCTTCTTTATACCCTGGTACTGGGGTTCAGTCTGCTGGACAACAATATATGCCTTCCATTGTTGGAACTTCGACTGTTGCATCACAATTGTCAGCTGGGGAAGCAAAATCTACTGGAAGAAGAGAACTTCCTGCG GATATTTTTGCAATGAACTATTCATCTTTTCCCGCACCAGTTCCTGGATGGCAAACTGGTCCTCCTCGTGGTATGGGGTTTCCTATGCCATATAACACTGCGGTG CCCATGCCCAGTTTTCAGCAGTCTTCAAAGTCAGCAAACCCATTTGATGTAAACAGTGAACCTCCAATACAATCCTCAGCG tttccttccttgcaagctcCCCTACCAAATGCCCAGCCTTTATCCCCATCAGGTTTAATGCGCACGTCCAGCCTTGGTACTCCCTCAGCAGCATGGATGCCCCTCCAGTCATCACCATATTCATCAGCGGTTCCTCCCCAAGCACCACAATATGCATCCCAAGTGCCTCCCCAAGCACCACAATATGCATCACAAATGCCTTCCCAAGCACCGCCGTATGCATCACACGTGCCTCCCCAGCCACCACAATATGCATCACAAATGCCACCAAGTAATATATTGCAGCTTTTTCCCTTGTTCTTTTccttaggg GAAATAGTGAAAAATAGTTTCTGTCAgtctttttaa